The DNA region TCCTTTTGATTTGAATGATATTCTGGAGGTTTTATGATAAGCAATTCGCAAtcaattatcataaaataaaatgGCAAGACATTTCGCATTATAATAATGCACTGTCAGGATCATGGGCTGACTAAAAGAATCCTCCAAATGATTATTATCAAAGTTCCTCGTAAAAGAACCTAATTGTAAATGTGCTATAGATAAAATCCGGGATTGCTCGTTTCACTGTGTGGtttgtaaatatgaatatactCTCAAAGGTACTAAATTCATTAATCTTTGGTAGTTAAATAAAAATTTAACCAAGGGCCTATTTCATACATTACAGTTTTCAATAAAAAGGATATTATTAAGTTAGGGTTACAAAGATGATTCATAGAAACCTCTGAGTATTCtattgtacgatttttttttttttttggtattaaaaTTTGTGTTCAAAAGAATAAGTACTACTACTATTTTATGTAACACAAAGTTAATATTCACATCTTGTACTCAGTCAGGCAAGCATGAGCTTTTTGCGTTTCCTTTTCTTAAGTATCGTATGAACATCCAAAATTTAGATCACCATCATAGTTTTGAAACGCAAAATGCTTATACCGTTACAAAGCATAAAGAGTTGAAATATGGACATTTGTGGGAAATTGACTAAAGTAAAATTAGTTTTTTACACCATAATAAGTTTTCTACACCCTCGTGGATTCTAGACATAAAAGACCATTCCTTATACCCTCTCGGTAGAAATCAGTGATGAACTTTATATCATCTTAGCTTTCTGTTTCAAGGAAGTCTCGAATTCAAAGCAAAACGACAAttggaagaaaaatattgaaacAGGATTTCCTAATTGGTGATTAGAGGAATGTAACGAAAATGTGCTGCAGTCCTACCAATGACCTAGCCAACACACGTCGGAGACACCAACGGAATCTTCTACAAAAGGGAGGGAGAGgtaaagaatatttacaaaattactCAATGGGGAAGATatctatgtagtgtatatatatatatatatatatatatatatatatatatatatatatatatatatatatatatgtatatatattgatatatactgaatatatatatatacatatacatatatatatatatatatatatatatatgattatatatatataaatacatatatatacatatatatatagatgagtgtatgtatgtatttatacaagtatgtatgtatatatatatgtatgtatgcatgtataaacatgtacattatatatatatatatatatatatatatatatatatatataaatacatatatatgtatatatacatatatatatacatgtgtatatatatatatatatatatatatatatatatgtgtgtgtgtgtgtgtgtgtgtgtgtgtatgtatgtaaatatgaacttgtacataatatatatatatatatatatatatatatatatatatatatatatatatatacacacacacacacacacacacacacacacatatatatatatatatatatatatatatatatatatatatatatatatatatatatatatatacatatatataacaagatGTCACAAATACCTTTAGTCCATCGAATCACAGAACTATAGGAAAATACGGTTTTATGCTTAATACTTCTGACCGGCAAAAGATTTTTTAACCTTAGCTCCgtgtaaaaaaataagataaaaggttGACTTAGAAGTTATGTCGGATATAAAATTTTATTACTTTCTGGTAACACTGTATGATTTATAAGCATGTCTTACGTGATTTTTTCTTAACCAATCTCACTCATAAGCTGAAATAGAGTTAAAGTTCAGAGGAGTTCATCAAATCTTTGACTTTGTAAATTCTCAAGATCTGTATGATGAATTGAaactattttgttatatatatgtatatatatatatatatatatatatatatatatatatatatatatatatatgtatatatatatatatatatatatatatatatatatatatatatatgtatatatatatatatttatatatatattatatatatatttatatatatatacatattatatatttacatttacatatatatatatatatatatatatatatatatatatatatatatatacatatatatatatatatatatatatatatatatatatatatatatgtgtgtgtgtgtgtgtgtgtgtgtgtgtatgtgtgtgtgtatataaatcttaGATTTCCTTTGTACATCTTAATTTAGCCATTAAATTTACGTTTGTTTACTTCTATGAGTACAATATACGTGTGACTTGAATCTATTTTAAACTTACTTAATCTATAATTGTTCTAATAGGACATTATTTCTAGGTGTTGATGTAAATATTGTGTAAAAAATATGTATAAGAACTTCATACATTcatataataactaatacattaagaAAATGAGTGTTCTAAAAAGTGAAGAAATATCTTTATAATTACTTACCAAAAAATATAAAGTTATTGattaaatgataaatttaaatTTTGTTATTCTTGTCAGGGTAATGTCAACCTTTAAATTTCAAATTagagtaatatgaatatatattgtaaacCAAATATTgagctagaaattaatatctataCTTGCAAATCTATAAACtggtaaaaacattttatataaaaaagagcaattaGTTTATGCAAAGGACAACTGAGAACAAAATCCACCAGGGGGACTAATTTGGAAACTTAAGAAGAGATTTAGTAGGTTAAAGGTGAAACTTGAAGGCCAATGAGATGTATATAAGCAGAGAGCAGTGAATCTCCACATCAGTTTCTGTCGTCAGAGTCTCCAACATGAAGGTTCTGGTGAGTCTCATACTTTGAGTAATATCTGTGTTAGCTTTTCTACAAAAGTAAGATAGCTAATTGCTTTTTAGGATGATGCCAGTGGCGCAGAGAAAAAAAGAGACTAGAAGAATTCTATGGAAAATTAATATTATCCTATATGAAGTGCCCAACTTAATCTAGTCTTGCATTATTGTAAGCCATCTAGAATATTATTCGGTCGAGAGGGAGTTGCAGTATTTCATGGCAAATTGATCTAACTTTCTTTTCAGTGCCTAACTTAACCCGAACTTACTATTTTGATCAATTCTCCAGAAATCCATTGTTACGCaaggaaacacaaacacacagtatCAATAATTACCTATAACGGgttattgtatttatatttcagGTTCTCATTGCTCTCTGCTTGGTGGCCCTTGCAGCCGCTCGTCCTTCGGACATCGTGGACTTCGAGTTGGATGACCACGAGCAGGAGCAGGATGGTCAGCCTGGAAGGGCCGTGCAAGGGGAGTACTCCTGGACCGCTCCTGACGGCAACGAGTATTACGTCAAGTACATTGCTGATCACAATGGATACAGGATCGTCGAGGACAACGTCGTGCCTGAAGCCCCTGATAGCGACCTTCCAGAAGTTGATGATGACGACAAATGATCATTTAAATTCCAGATGATAAATATCAGATTCAGACGATTGGCttaataaagattattttcttagaagtatttttttttattttcatgtttttggaGAAAGATATTCACCTCAAAGATTTTCCTTTTGATTTGAATGATATTCTGGAGGTTTTATGATGAGCAATTCGCAAtcaattatcataaaataaaatgGCAAGACATTTCGCATTATAATAATGCAATGTCAGGATCATGGGCTGACTAAAAGAATCCTCCAAATGATTATTATCAAAGTTCCTCGTAAAAAGAACCTAATTGTAAATGTGCTATAGATAAAATCCGGGATTTCTCTTTTTTGGCTGCGTGGtttgtaaatatgaatatactCTCAAAGGTACTAAATTCATTAATCTTTGGTAGTTAAATAAAAATTTAACCAAGGGCCTATTTCATACATTACAGTTTTCAATAAAAAGGATATTATTAAGTTAGGGTTACAAAGATGATTCATAGAAACCTCTGAGTATTCtattgtacgatttttttttttttttttttttggtattaaaaTTTGTGTTCAAAAGAATAAGTACTACTACTATTTTATGTAACACAAAGTTAATATTCACATCTTGTACTCAGTCAGGCAAGCATGAGCTTTTTGCGTTTCTTTTTCTTAAGTATCGTATGAACATCCAAAATTTAGATCACCATCATAGTTTTGAAACGCAAAATGCTTATACCGTTACAAAGCATAAAGAGTTGAAATATGGACATTTGTGGGAAATT from Palaemon carinicauda isolate YSFRI2023 chromosome 35, ASM3689809v2, whole genome shotgun sequence includes:
- the LOC137627456 gene encoding cuticle protein CP575-like, whose product is MKVLVLIALCLVALAAARPSDIVDFELDDHEQEQDGQPGRAVQGEYSWTAPDGNEYYVKYIADHNGYRIVEDNVVPEAPDSDLPEVDDDDK